Proteins encoded in a region of the Psychrilyobacter piezotolerans genome:
- a CDS encoding tyrosine-protein kinase family protein, with product MVNENMLLKRDRDNYLLEAFRVLRSNIYFLEKKNQQTIVFTSTIPNEGKTVVSKNYAMFVATTGRKVIIVNCDIRRDKNHNNFGLKINYGIESILTGERQLDEVIIRGVEKNLDILPAKHLNRDTTELFLGNKIKELLEKLRGRYDLIVLDTPPLTIATDAAILSEYADGVIYVCGYDMVRKEKMIRAKKILKRSGAKIYGVVVNKINEKAYSGNYGYEEYKHYHDYIKKA from the coding sequence ATGGTAAATGAGAACATGTTATTGAAAAGAGATCGTGACAATTATTTATTGGAAGCATTCCGTGTACTCAGAAGTAATATATATTTTTTGGAAAAAAAAAACCAACAAACAATAGTATTTACTAGCACTATTCCAAATGAAGGTAAAACTGTCGTATCAAAAAATTATGCTATGTTTGTAGCAACAACAGGAAGAAAAGTAATCATAGTAAATTGCGATATAAGAAGGGATAAAAATCACAATAATTTTGGACTAAAAATAAATTATGGGATAGAAAGTATTCTGACAGGAGAGAGACAACTAGATGAGGTGATTATTAGGGGTGTAGAAAAAAATTTAGATATTTTACCTGCAAAACATTTAAATAGGGATACAACAGAACTTTTCCTGGGAAATAAAATAAAAGAATTACTAGAAAAATTAAGGGGGAGATATGATCTGATAGTACTAGATACTCCTCCCCTTACCATAGCTACCGATGCAGCAATACTTTCGGAATATGCAGATGGGGTGATCTATGTCTGCGGATATGATATGGTGAGAAAAGAAAAAATGATTAGAGCCAAAAAAATATTGAAACGTTCCGGAGCTAAAATTTACGGGGTAGTAGTAAATAAGATAAATGAAAAGGCATACTCCGGAAACTACGGATATGAGGAATATAAACATTATCATGATTATATAAAAAAAGCTTAA
- a CDS encoding amidohydrolase, translating into MKKILLLGSIVSLFAFNNAEVKAAKKVDLIVKNGIVLTMNGEKEILDDGVVIVKGNKIVEVGDKKILKKYSSKKTIDADGGIIMPGMINTHTHVSMSVFRSLADDVPDRLNRYIFPLENKMVSQEMVYTGAVHGSIEMAKGGVTTMVDMYLFEESAAQAVKEIGLRGIMTQNIIKYPTADGKDGDAKVEMAIAFVEKYKNDQLITPGFGPHAPHTVKEEDLERIRDLSKKYDVPVSMHVAETQKEFDKFKTKYNMTPVEYLDSIGLLNERFISAHSIFVTDTDIELMKKRDVGVAHNMVANIKSAKGVSPALKMFDDGVRIGLGTDGPMSGNTLDIIGQMGYVAKLHKLANKDRSAMPPYKVVEMATMGGARAIHREDELGSLENGKLADIVVLETRSVNMHPIFDPYSVLVYSANASNVDTVIVNGKLIVEDKKLLTYDEEKNRKAVQEFSKKVKKIAETL; encoded by the coding sequence ATGAAAAAAATATTGTTATTGGGATCGATTGTTTCATTGTTTGCATTTAATAATGCAGAGGTAAAAGCAGCAAAAAAAGTAGATTTAATAGTGAAAAATGGAATAGTTTTGACTATGAATGGGGAAAAGGAAATATTAGATGATGGTGTAGTCATTGTTAAAGGAAATAAGATAGTAGAAGTAGGGGATAAAAAGATATTAAAAAAATATTCTTCTAAAAAAACAATAGATGCAGATGGGGGAATCATCATGCCGGGGATGATAAATACTCATACCCACGTTTCTATGAGTGTATTCAGAAGTTTAGCAGATGATGTTCCAGATAGATTAAACAGATATATATTCCCCCTGGAAAACAAAATGGTATCTCAAGAGATGGTTTATACCGGTGCTGTTCATGGGTCCATAGAGATGGCTAAGGGCGGAGTTACAACTATGGTAGATATGTACCTCTTTGAAGAAAGTGCGGCACAGGCTGTAAAAGAGATTGGGCTGAGAGGGATAATGACACAAAACATCATAAAATATCCTACAGCAGATGGAAAAGATGGAGATGCCAAGGTAGAGATGGCAATAGCATTTGTAGAAAAATATAAAAATGACCAATTGATCACTCCTGGGTTTGGACCTCATGCACCTCATACAGTTAAGGAGGAAGATTTGGAGAGAATAAGAGATCTGTCTAAAAAATATGATGTTCCGGTTTCTATGCATGTGGCAGAAACTCAAAAAGAATTTGATAAATTTAAAACCAAATATAATATGACCCCTGTTGAATATTTAGACTCTATAGGCTTATTAAATGAAAGGTTTATATCAGCTCATTCTATCTTTGTAACAGACACCGATATTGAACTTATGAAAAAAAGAGATGTAGGAGTAGCTCATAATATGGTAGCCAATATTAAATCGGCAAAAGGTGTATCTCCGGCATTGAAGATGTTTGATGACGGAGTTAGAATCGGCCTTGGAACAGACGGACCTATGAGCGGGAATACCCTGGATATTATCGGTCAAATGGGATATGTGGCAAAATTGCATAAATTAGCAAATAAAGACAGGTCGGCAATGCCGCCGTATAAAGTGGTGGAGATGGCTACAATGGGAGGAGCCAGAGCTATCCACAGGGAAGATGAATTAGGTTCTTTAGAAAATGGGAAGTTGGCGGATATAGTAGTTTTAGAGACGAGATCTGTAAATATGCACCCTATATTTGATCCGTATTCAGTATTGGTATACTCAGCCAATGCTTCCAATGTAGATACGGTAATTGTAAATGGAAAGTTGATTGTAGAGGATAAAAAATTATTGACCTATGATGAGGAAAAGAATAGAAAGGCTGTTCAGGAATTTTCTAAAAAAGTTAAAAAGATAGCAGAAACTTTATAG
- a CDS encoding MarR family winged helix-turn-helix transcriptional regulator — protein sequence MFSKYISITYRQYQHYMREELKKYKIGNSDYPILLCLINNPGICQNEVSRLTKLNKSLISKGVKKLIQYEYLYQEEDTHHKQKQKLFLTKNGKKIIPDLKDIITRWKKIVFKDLTEPEIEILYKVMKTVDQNSMAIK from the coding sequence ATGTTTTCAAAATATATCAGTATAACCTACAGACAATACCAACATTATATGAGGGAGGAACTGAAAAAATATAAGATAGGCAACAGCGATTACCCCATCTTACTCTGTCTGATCAATAATCCGGGGATCTGCCAGAATGAGGTTTCCAGATTAACCAAATTAAATAAAAGTTTAATATCGAAAGGGGTAAAAAAATTAATCCAATACGAATATCTATACCAGGAGGAGGATACCCACCACAAACAAAAACAAAAACTGTTTTTGACAAAAAATGGAAAAAAGATAATCCCTGATCTAAAAGATATTATCACCCGTTGGAAAAAAATCGTCTTTAAAGATCTCACAGAGCCAGAGATCGAGATCCTATACAAGGTCATGAAAACCGTGGATCAGAATTCAATGGCTATAAAATAA
- a CDS encoding RHS repeat domain-containing protein, whose product MEEAEKYLRYYPDSKHSERIKNFIEVEYVRDATTIDKARVYLQKYPESRYSGKMRDFIEDEYFKEAVDIESAEKYLKFYPHGKYSLKIKEVIEDEYFKQTMTLEGAEWFLKRYPNSEYAKEKKGFIELQYSKRATTISKAEDYLKRYPKGRYSEELKKFIEEEVYKKTSTLKGTQNYLEKYPHGKYSEKLLDKKFHLIVSKKITGISIDVDETVYRYDGRGNLIEKSLEREGLHARDAKDKITYTYDENNKLITEERREQYGRKKTIYKYDIHNNLIEKYMDDSYDRWEKTTYKYNRENNMIEKSEKRSNGEWRKDKYEYNYKNQIIKETSIIGDPGNKFITVYVYNNNGRLKEERKVRFSDNMIYTYDNNGNLIKKYRDDFNWEKYTYGYNSDNQMVESSKEFRGGFYSKSAYKYDSYGNMIEEYEKGKSGYKRKEIHEYKTITLRDGYRKKEL is encoded by the coding sequence GTGGAGGAGGCTGAAAAATATCTGAGGTACTACCCTGACAGTAAGCATAGTGAGAGGATAAAAAACTTTATTGAGGTGGAGTATGTAAGAGATGCCACTACCATAGATAAGGCTAGAGTGTATCTGCAAAAATATCCTGAAAGTAGATATAGTGGGAAGATGAGAGATTTTATAGAAGATGAATACTTTAAAGAAGCGGTTGATATAGAGAGTGCAGAAAAATATCTGAAATTTTATCCCCATGGAAAATATAGTTTAAAGATTAAAGAAGTTATAGAGGATGAATATTTTAAACAAACTATGACTTTGGAAGGTGCAGAATGGTTTTTAAAGAGATATCCTAATAGTGAATATGCTAAAGAGAAGAAAGGTTTTATTGAATTACAATATTCTAAAAGAGCTACCACTATAAGTAAGGCAGAGGATTATCTAAAAAGATATCCAAAGGGAAGGTATAGTGAAGAACTCAAAAAATTTATAGAGGAGGAAGTCTATAAAAAAACATCTACTCTAAAGGGGACACAAAATTATTTAGAAAAATATCCCCATGGAAAATATAGTGAAAAACTTCTAGATAAAAAGTTTCATCTAATCGTTTCAAAAAAAATAACCGGTATATCTATAGATGTAGACGAAACTGTCTATAGATACGACGGGAGAGGTAACCTTATAGAAAAAAGTTTAGAACGGGAAGGGTTACATGCTCGTGATGCTAAAGATAAGATTACATATACATATGATGAAAATAATAAATTGATTACAGAAGAAAGAAGAGAACAATATGGCAGAAAAAAAACTATCTACAAATATGATATCCATAATAATCTTATTGAAAAATACATGGATGATAGTTATGATAGGTGGGAAAAGACTACTTATAAATACAACAGGGAAAATAATATGATAGAGAAATCTGAAAAACGTTCAAATGGGGAATGGAGAAAGGATAAATATGAATATAACTATAAGAATCAAATTATAAAGGAAACTTCTATAATTGGTGATCCAGGTAATAAGTTTATAACGGTATATGTATATAATAATAATGGCCGGTTAAAAGAAGAAAGAAAGGTTCGTTTCTCAGATAATATGATTTATACATATGATAATAATGGAAATTTAATTAAAAAATATAGGGATGATTTTAACTGGGAAAAATACACATATGGATACAACAGTGATAATCAGATGGTTGAATCTTCCAAAGAGTTCAGGGGTGGGTTTTACTCCAAATCCGCATATAAATATGATTCTTATGGAAATATGATTGAAGAATACGAAAAAGGGAAAAGTGGATATAAAAGAAAAGAAATTCATGAATATAAAACTATAACATTGAGGGATGGATATAGAAAGAAAGAATTATAA
- a CDS encoding MATE family efflux transporter: MKNIRLESEKISKLLWEYSIPAITGTLVYILYNIVDRIFISFGVGRLAIAGISIALPLFTFILATGLFIGVGGGALISINLGKKDREKAEQILGNALTLFILTGILFSILGTLFLDDILLLFGATANNIDYAKDYMSIIFFATTFQLLFIGMNNIMRGEGNPKAAMKMSIIGCGLNILLDPLFIFTLDMGIKGAAMATVISNILVASLQIRHFLNGDSNIKLKLINLKLKKEILLGMAGIGIAPFIMQMSNSIVVIFINKNLNIYGGDIAIAAYGIINSISVLMYMPIVGIYQGSQPILGYNYGAKNYRRVRETYKLSLLVAISISAIGFILAIFMPHILISPFINNDKTLLDLTVNATKIFFSMTLFMGFHMIGSSYFQTVGKAKITTAINIIRQFILMLPLLYFLPKYYGVKGVWLAAPITDFTLAVITSYFVVREFKTLKRKSNLKREIVEI, from the coding sequence ATGAAAAACATAAGATTAGAATCAGAAAAAATATCCAAACTTTTATGGGAATATTCCATACCTGCCATCACAGGAACATTGGTCTACATCCTATATAATATCGTAGACAGAATATTTATAAGTTTTGGCGTTGGACGATTAGCTATTGCCGGAATAAGTATAGCCCTGCCGCTTTTCACCTTTATACTGGCAACAGGGTTATTTATAGGTGTAGGAGGAGGAGCTCTTATATCTATAAATTTAGGAAAAAAAGACAGGGAAAAAGCAGAACAGATCTTGGGAAATGCACTGACTTTATTTATTCTAACAGGGATTTTATTTTCAATTTTAGGTACCCTGTTCCTGGATGATATCCTTTTATTGTTTGGTGCTACAGCAAACAACATCGATTATGCCAAAGATTATATGTCTATAATCTTTTTTGCCACTACCTTTCAACTGCTGTTTATAGGAATGAATAATATTATGAGGGGAGAGGGCAACCCAAAAGCTGCCATGAAAATGAGCATCATAGGCTGCGGGTTGAATATCCTGCTTGATCCCCTTTTTATATTCACACTGGATATGGGGATAAAAGGGGCAGCCATGGCCACGGTTATCTCAAATATACTTGTAGCATCACTTCAAATCAGGCATTTTTTAAATGGCGACAGCAATATAAAATTAAAATTAATAAATTTGAAATTAAAAAAAGAGATCCTTCTGGGGATGGCCGGCATAGGGATAGCACCATTTATCATGCAGATGTCCAATTCCATTGTGGTTATTTTTATCAACAAAAATTTAAATATCTATGGAGGCGATATTGCAATTGCCGCTTATGGAATAATCAACAGTATAAGCGTCCTTATGTATATGCCCATTGTGGGAATATATCAGGGAAGTCAGCCTATATTAGGATACAATTACGGTGCTAAAAATTATAGAAGGGTAAGGGAGACATATAAACTATCTCTTTTAGTGGCCATCAGTATTTCAGCCATAGGATTTATTCTGGCTATCTTTATGCCCCATATATTAATTTCACCATTTATCAACAATGATAAAACATTATTGGATCTGACAGTAAATGCAACTAAAATATTTTTCAGTATGACCCTTTTTATGGGATTTCATATGATTGGCAGCAGTTATTTCCAGACAGTTGGAAAGGCCAAAATAACCACAGCTATAAATATTATCCGTCAGTTTATCCTTATGCTGCCCCTCCTATATTTTTTACCTAAATACTATGGTGTAAAGGGGGTTTGGTTAGCTGCTCCCATTACAGATTTCACCCTGGCTGTAATAACATCATATTTTGTTGTCAGGGAGTTTAAAACTCTTAAAAGGAAGTCAAATTTGAAAAGAGAAATTGTTGAGATCTAA
- a CDS encoding LysE family translocator, with protein MYLLDGIICGMVLSLPFGPLAIYCMEKTLSEGRNRGFMSSLGMITVDVFYGLIALFGFRYVEELLQDYQVEIKIVSGILILGLGYKIFRSRKEITNIVEEDHFGCMRSYATTILVALANPLSILTFIGLFAILGVSTNVESISLKIALGIIIGGGVQWFVITGALSHYRKKITLKTLETLRHYASVIIMLGGVAITLSSFIKN; from the coding sequence GTGTATTTATTAGATGGAATTATATGTGGGATGGTACTTTCATTGCCTTTTGGTCCGCTGGCTATATACTGCATGGAAAAAACACTATCTGAAGGAAGGAATAGGGGATTTATGTCCTCTTTGGGAATGATAACAGTGGATGTTTTTTACGGGCTTATTGCATTATTTGGATTTAGATATGTGGAAGAATTATTGCAGGACTATCAAGTGGAGATCAAAATAGTATCCGGGATATTGATATTAGGATTGGGATATAAAATTTTTAGAAGTCGAAAAGAGATAACAAATATTGTGGAAGAAGATCACTTTGGATGTATGAGATCTTATGCAACGACTATTTTAGTGGCACTTGCTAATCCCCTTTCTATCTTGACTTTTATAGGTCTTTTTGCGATCTTGGGTGTATCTACAAATGTAGAAAGTATTAGTTTAAAAATTGCTTTGGGAATAATAATTGGCGGAGGAGTCCAGTGGTTTGTAATAACTGGGGCCTTATCTCATTATAGAAAAAAAATAACATTAAAAACTTTAGAAACATTGAGGCATTATGCCAGTGTAATAATTATGTTAGGCGGAGTGGCAATCACTCTGTCATCATTTATAAAAAACTAA
- a CDS encoding HNH endonuclease, which produces MIYNRLKDIARRNHKDERYRERFRGYNYKTWSINNTTLFTIQARKWKLAKLSSKKKPKKLTIKQDKSKRLIDEKTSHKNNQAYSKEWSAIRAILYHRENCICYVTGEYVRHNEFVVHHIIPKEYGGKDNFENLIILKKEIHIELHKKNPSFSNPKFDELRKEILNCK; this is translated from the coding sequence GTGATATACAACAGACTAAAAGATATCGCTAGGAGAAATCATAAGGATGAAAGATACCGAGAAAGGTTTCGAGGATACAACTACAAAACTTGGAGTATAAATAATACAACTCTCTTCACAATTCAAGCTAGAAAATGGAAACTAGCAAAATTATCTTCTAAGAAAAAACCTAAAAAACTTACTATTAAGCAAGATAAATCGAAAAGATTGATTGATGAAAAAACATCACATAAAAATAATCAAGCTTATAGTAAGGAATGGAGTGCAATCAGAGCTATATTATATCACCGAGAAAATTGTATCTGCTATGTAACGGGAGAATATGTAAGGCATAATGAATTTGTAGTACATCATATTATCCCAAAAGAATATGGAGGAAAAGATAACTTTGAGAATTTAATTATACTCAAAAAAGAAATCCATATTGAATTACATAAAAAGAACCCTAGTTTTAGTAATCCGAAATTTGATGAACTTAGAAAAGAAATTCTAAATTGTAAATAA
- the mnmA gene encoding tRNA 2-thiouridine(34) synthase MnmA gives MVKKLDSYLKYDPKNENVTVAVAMSGGVDSSTVAYLLKKQGYKVFGITMEVWTSGSACSTSIDLSDAKKVCDDLGIEHHMIRLGDEFKDIVVDSFVNDYMEGRTPNPCMVCNRYIKFGRLVELGLSHGADFIATGHYAKIENGLLKIGDDPNKDQVYFLSQMRKENIKKLMFPIGDLEKPQVRELAELLNIRVYAKKDSQEICFVEDGKLGEFLNELTDGKATCEGEIVTTDGKVIGKHRGVSFYTIGQRKGLGISYPTPLYVVQIDGKKNRLIVGNNEELFSSYLIADKINLLGCEMIEDLKNMKLRAKTRSRDKFHPCTVKVLENDKIKIDFTQEKVRAITPGQGVVLYNYDGEVMASGFIVK, from the coding sequence ATGGTAAAAAAATTAGACTCATACTTAAAGTATGATCCGAAGAATGAAAATGTAACAGTAGCAGTGGCAATGAGTGGAGGAGTAGATTCTTCAACAGTAGCGTATCTGTTAAAAAAACAGGGATACAAAGTTTTTGGAATCACAATGGAAGTATGGACCAGCGGGTCAGCATGCAGTACAAGTATAGACTTAAGTGATGCAAAAAAAGTATGTGATGATCTGGGGATAGAACATCATATGATTCGTTTAGGAGATGAATTCAAAGACATAGTAGTAGACAGCTTTGTAAATGACTATATGGAAGGAAGAACTCCTAATCCATGCATGGTGTGTAATAGATACATCAAGTTTGGAAGGCTGGTAGAATTAGGATTATCCCACGGAGCAGATTTTATAGCTACCGGGCATTATGCCAAGATAGAAAATGGGCTGTTAAAAATAGGTGACGATCCAAATAAAGATCAGGTATATTTCCTGTCTCAAATGAGAAAAGAAAATATAAAAAAATTAATGTTTCCAATAGGAGATCTTGAAAAGCCCCAGGTAAGAGAATTAGCTGAGCTATTAAATATCAGAGTATATGCTAAAAAAGACAGTCAGGAGATCTGTTTTGTAGAAGATGGTAAATTAGGAGAGTTCTTAAATGAGCTGACAGATGGTAAAGCCACATGTGAAGGTGAGATTGTTACAACAGACGGAAAGGTAATAGGTAAGCATAGAGGAGTTAGTTTTTATACTATTGGGCAGAGAAAAGGCCTGGGAATCAGTTACCCTACACCGCTTTATGTTGTTCAGATAGATGGGAAAAAAAATCGTTTGATAGTTGGAAATAATGAAGAATTATTCAGTTCATATTTGATAGCCGATAAGATAAATCTTTTGGGCTGCGAAATGATAGAAGATTTAAAAAATATGAAATTGAGAGCAAAGACTAGATCTCGGGATAAATTTCATCCTTGTACTGTAAAGGTTTTAGAAAATGATAAGATAAAGATAGATTTTACGCAAGAGAAGGTTAGAGCTATAACTCCGGGGCAAGGTGTGGTACTTTATAATTATGATGGTGAAGTCATGGCCAGTGGATTTATAGTTAAATAA
- a CDS encoding outer membrane beta-barrel protein, translated as MKKILLGLFALSAISMASTEQGTFSNRVGINMANKGTEKWDEIDLNDDNVYDESYGINYKLLYNVTDRFRWGAELGYDVVAYSDEFSKEFDTDGDYIGLLTYGITGEYDVYQNDQLSVYLTGSLGGAYNELEANIILEELTLTAKAYAKLGLGTRFQNGLGLEIGTKAVAYDLDTNYSGSDEMTRQQYYFEANFTF; from the coding sequence ATGAAAAAAATATTATTAGGACTATTTGCATTATCAGCTATATCAATGGCATCAACAGAACAGGGAACGTTTAGTAATAGAGTTGGAATTAATATGGCTAACAAGGGAACTGAAAAATGGGATGAAATAGATTTAAATGATGATAACGTTTATGATGAAAGTTATGGAATTAATTATAAACTTCTTTATAATGTAACTGATAGATTTAGATGGGGTGCAGAATTAGGGTATGATGTTGTTGCATATTCTGATGAATTTTCTAAAGAATTTGATACTGATGGTGATTATATAGGATTATTAACATATGGTATTACAGGGGAATATGATGTATACCAAAATGATCAATTATCAGTTTATTTAACTGGTTCATTAGGGGGAGCCTATAATGAATTAGAAGCAAATATTATCTTAGAAGAGTTGACTTTGACTGCAAAAGCTTATGCTAAATTAGGTTTAGGTACAAGATTCCAAAATGGATTAGGATTAGAAATTGGAACTAAAGCAGTTGCATATGATCTTGATACTAATTATTCTGGTAGTGATGAAATGACTAGACAACAATACTATTTTGAAGCAAACTTTACATTTTAG
- a CDS encoding NUDIX hydrolase translates to MKERIKMYVAVHLFIIKENKILLLRRYNTGYEDGNYSVPAGHVDGNETFIEAAIREAKEETGIIIKKEEILPIQVMHRKKSFEERIDYFLETLTWKEEIRNMEPHKCDKLEWFEIDKLPENTIPYIKYAIENYKKKSPFTTFGWE, encoded by the coding sequence ATGAAAGAAAGGATTAAAATGTATGTGGCAGTTCATTTATTTATAATCAAAGAGAATAAAATTTTACTGTTAAGAAGATATAACACAGGATATGAAGATGGGAATTATAGTGTTCCGGCTGGACATGTGGATGGAAATGAAACTTTTATAGAGGCCGCAATAAGAGAGGCTAAAGAAGAAACGGGGATAATTATAAAAAAAGAAGAAATTTTACCTATTCAAGTAATGCATAGAAAGAAATCTTTTGAAGAAAGAATAGATTATTTTTTAGAAACTTTAACTTGGAAGGAAGAGATAAGAAATATGGAGCCTCATAAGTGTGACAAACTAGAGTGGTTTGAAATAGATAAACTTCCCGAGAATACTATTCCTTATATAAAATATGCAATAGAAAATTATAAAAAGAAAAGCCCATTTACAACTTTTGGGTGGGAATAG
- a CDS encoding reverse transcriptase domain-containing protein, whose protein sequence is MKTQNPYQTILERLKDFTPNGVKRVDIPKSDGKTRPLGIPTIEDKIIQMMFKNILEPISEKKFHNHSYGFRPNRRAEHAIAWNNRLINQSKLHFCVDIDIKGFFDNINHTKLIKQCIKIGIKDMKVISIIKAMLKAPIHHKNGEIEIPNKGTPQGGILSPLLSNICLNELDWWISNQWQTFKTRHTYSSRNHTYRALKKENLTEVYLIRYADDFKLLCRYRGNAERMFNITKLFLKNRLKLEISKKKSKIVNLRKQKSEFLGFAIKAVRKGKKGKRVAHTWMKDSAIKSCTTKLKETIKKIKRKPNIKKY, encoded by the coding sequence ATCAAAACCCAGAACCCATACCAAACTATCCTTGAAAGACTAAAAGATTTCACACCCAATGGAGTTAAAAGAGTTGATATACCAAAAAGTGATGGCAAAACTAGACCTTTAGGCATACCAACAATCGAAGATAAAATAATACAAATGATGTTCAAGAATATTCTTGAACCCATAAGTGAAAAGAAATTTCATAATCACTCGTACGGTTTTAGACCTAATAGAAGAGCGGAACACGCAATTGCATGGAATAATCGATTAATAAACCAAAGCAAGTTACACTTCTGTGTAGATATTGATATTAAAGGCTTCTTCGACAATATTAACCACACCAAACTGATAAAACAATGCATAAAAATTGGGATAAAAGACATGAAAGTTATTAGTATAATCAAAGCAATGTTAAAAGCTCCTATACACCATAAGAATGGGGAAATAGAAATACCTAATAAAGGAACCCCTCAAGGAGGGATACTTAGCCCCTTACTATCTAACATCTGCTTAAACGAATTAGATTGGTGGATAAGCAATCAATGGCAAACCTTTAAAACTAGACATACATATAGTTCAAGGAATCACACATATAGAGCATTAAAAAAAGAAAACTTAACAGAAGTATATTTAATAAGATATGCAGATGACTTTAAACTATTGTGCAGATATAGAGGAAATGCTGAAAGAATGTTTAATATAACTAAACTATTTTTAAAGAATAGACTAAAACTTGAAATATCTAAAAAGAAATCTAAAATTGTAAATCTTAGAAAACAAAAATCTGAATTCTTAGGTTTTGCAATTAAAGCTGTTCGAAAAGGAAAGAAGGGTAAAAGGGTAGCTCATACTTGGATGAAAGATAGTGCCATTAAAAGTTGTACAACAAAACTAAAGGAAACTATTAAGAAAATCAAAAGAAAACCCAATATAAAAAAATATTAG
- a CDS encoding PEGA domain-containing protein gives MKKILWIMILGIFYGQLSFSDAYIKLMSDQSGSDIYVDGEIAGTYDELPLEFILPAGKYLLEVKNENGDGSYGYYSKTLKVGKIDIKVPINAILEKKVSRGILS, from the coding sequence ATGAAAAAAATATTATGGATTATGATCCTGGGAATCTTTTATGGACAACTGTCATTTTCAGATGCCTATATAAAGTTGATGAGTGACCAGAGTGGAAGTGATATATATGTCGATGGCGAAATAGCGGGGACCTATGACGAACTTCCCCTTGAGTTTATACTCCCTGCTGGAAAATATCTGCTAGAAGTAAAAAATGAGAATGGAGATGGAAGTTATGGTTATTATTCCAAAACTTTAAAAGTGGGTAAAATAGATATAAAGGTCCCGATAAATGCCATTTTAGAAAAAAAAGTATCCCGAGGAATATTATCTTAG